From the Phyllopteryx taeniolatus isolate TA_2022b chromosome 16, UOR_Ptae_1.2, whole genome shotgun sequence genome, one window contains:
- the cbx7a gene encoding chromobox homolog 7a: MELSSIGDQVFAVESITKKRVRKGNVEYLLKWQGWPPKYSTWEPEDNILDPRLVLAYEENQQKIRALAYRKKGLRPRSLVLRNIFAMDLRSAHKPPEKPPPRLRLSLTRAMSTDVDHSERGGAYCRPARRRSKQLATKRRARDRSNGAVGPRGKKVEDWEDSSEEEKHESGSTSEERRADSLYGHSECSSPAVLERQDFEMDVEEENATKMWSDPPDGGASTVACDNSKDGASVLDDRAADAVTAGNRSDGDAGEEEMKSRPETPGVCLRNDTTSAIAGEGDAPVHNQKVTTTTTTTAQSEHPGKVIMTEVTINSMTVTFKEAAEAEGFFKGW, translated from the exons ATGGAGCTGTCATCCATCGGAGACCAAGTGTTCGCAGTGGAGTCCATCACGAAGAAAAGAGTCCGAAAG GGTAATGTGGAGTACCTGCTAAAGTGGCAGGGATGGCCCCCAAA GTACAGCACTTGGGAGCCAGAGGACAACATTTTGGACCCTCGCCTTGTCCTGGCCTACGAGGAGAA TCAACAGAAGATCAGAGCTCTGGCCTATCGCAAGAAAGGTCTCAGACCCAGAAGCCTCGTCCTGCGG AACATTTTCGCCATGGACCTCCGGAGCGCCCACAAGCCCCCGGAGAAACCTCCGCCCCGTCTGCGCCTGTCGCTCACCCGCGCCATGAGCACGGATGTGGACCATAGCGAGCGGGGAGGCGCGTACTGTCGCCctgcgaggaggaggagcaagCAGCTGGCAACCAAGCGCAGGGCGCGCGACCGCTCAAACGGAGCTGTCGGACCCCGCGGGAAGAAAGTGGAGGACTGGGAAGACTCCAGCGAAGAAGAGAAACATGAGTCCGGAAGCACCTCGGAGGAGCGACGGGCAGACAGTTTATATG GTCATTCTGAGTGCAGCTCGCCTGCCGTCCTGGAGCGGCAAGACTTCGAGATGGACGTGGAGGAGGAGAACGCCACCAAAATGTGGTCAGATCCGCCAGACGGAGGCGCCTCAACCGTTGCATGTGACAATTCAAAGGACGGCGCCTCAGTGCTTGACGACAGAGCAGCGGATGCGGTTACCGCGGGCAACAGGTCAGACGGTGATGCGGGCGAGGAGGAGATGAAGTCAAGGCCCGAGACTCCTGGTGTTTGCTTGAGAAATGATACGACGTCAGCGATAGCGGGTGAAGGTGATGCGCCGGTCCACAATCAGAAGGTTACCACGACAACCACGACAACCGCTCAATCAGAGCACCCCGGGAAGGTGATCATGACCGAGGTGACCATCAATTCGATGACAGTGACTTTTAAAGAGGCCGCTGAGGCAGAGGGTTTCTTTAAGGGCTGGTAG
- the zgc:55558 gene encoding GTPase KRas isoform X2, with protein MTEYKLVVVGAGGVGKSALTIQLIQNHFVDEYDPTIEDSYRKQVVIDGETCLLDILDTAGQEEYSAMRDQYMRTGEGFLCVYAINNTKSFEDVHLYREQINRVKDSDGVPMVLVGNKSDLSSRSVETRQAQELARSYGVPFVETSAKTRQGVEEAFYSLVREIRRYKETNRSNKKSKKNTQRRCMIL; from the exons ATGACCGAGTACAAGCTGGTGGTGGTCGGTGCGGGAGGCGTAGGGAAGAGCGCTCTCACCATCCAGCTCATCCAGAATCACTTTGTGGATGAATATGATCCAACCATCGAG GACTCGTACAGGAAGCAGGTGGTGATCGACGGAGAGACGTGTCTGTTGGACATCCTGGACACTGCGGGTCAGGAGGAGTACAGCGCCATGAGGGACCAATACATGAGGACCGGGGAGGGCTTCCTCTGCGTGTACGCCATCAACAACACCAAGTCCTTCGAGGATGTTCACCTGTACAG aGAGCAGATCAACCGGGTGAAGGACAGTGACGGCGTTCCCATGGTGCTGGTGGGCAACAAGAGTGACTTGAGCTCACGCTCAGTGGAGACGCGACAGGCACAGGAACTGGCCCGAAGTTATGGCGTGCCCTTTGTCGAGACCTCGGCCAAAACCAGACAG GGTGTGGAGGAAGCGTTCTACTCGCTCGTAAGGGAGATCAGAAGATACAAGGAGACCAACCGCAGCAAcaagaagagcaagaagaaCACTCAGAGACGTTGCATGATACTATAG
- the zgc:55558 gene encoding GTPase KRas isoform X3 — translation MCQDSYRKQVVIDGETCLLDILDTAGQEEYSAMRDQYMRTGEGFLCVYAINNTKSFEDVHLYREQINRVKDSDGVPMVLVGNKSDLSSRSVETRQAQELARSYGVPFVETSAKTRQGVEEAFYSLVREIRRYKETNRSNKKSKKNTQRRCMIL, via the exons ATGTGTCAA GACTCGTACAGGAAGCAGGTGGTGATCGACGGAGAGACGTGTCTGTTGGACATCCTGGACACTGCGGGTCAGGAGGAGTACAGCGCCATGAGGGACCAATACATGAGGACCGGGGAGGGCTTCCTCTGCGTGTACGCCATCAACAACACCAAGTCCTTCGAGGATGTTCACCTGTACAG aGAGCAGATCAACCGGGTGAAGGACAGTGACGGCGTTCCCATGGTGCTGGTGGGCAACAAGAGTGACTTGAGCTCACGCTCAGTGGAGACGCGACAGGCACAGGAACTGGCCCGAAGTTATGGCGTGCCCTTTGTCGAGACCTCGGCCAAAACCAGACAG GGTGTGGAGGAAGCGTTCTACTCGCTCGTAAGGGAGATCAGAAGATACAAGGAGACCAACCGCAGCAAcaagaagagcaagaagaaCACTCAGAGACGTTGCATGATACTATAG
- the zgc:55558 gene encoding GTPase KRas isoform X1, with product MSRRCIRCYELVCHSKRSYSVRACVRACVRVCVCLLSTVLLSRQFAGMTEYKLVVVGAGGVGKSALTIQLIQNHFVDEYDPTIEDSYRKQVVIDGETCLLDILDTAGQEEYSAMRDQYMRTGEGFLCVYAINNTKSFEDVHLYREQINRVKDSDGVPMVLVGNKSDLSSRSVETRQAQELARSYGVPFVETSAKTRQGVEEAFYSLVREIRRYKETNRSNKKSKKNTQRRCMIL from the exons ATGTCACGGCGCTGTATCAGATGTTACGAGCTCGTCTGCCACAGCAAGCGGTCGTatagcgtgcgtgcgtgcgtgcgtgcgtgtgtgcgtgtgtgtgtgtgtttgctgtcaACTGTTTTGCTTTCGCGTCAGTTTGCAGGCATGACCGAGTACAAGCTGGTGGTGGTCGGTGCGGGAGGCGTAGGGAAGAGCGCTCTCACCATCCAGCTCATCCAGAATCACTTTGTGGATGAATATGATCCAACCATCGAG GACTCGTACAGGAAGCAGGTGGTGATCGACGGAGAGACGTGTCTGTTGGACATCCTGGACACTGCGGGTCAGGAGGAGTACAGCGCCATGAGGGACCAATACATGAGGACCGGGGAGGGCTTCCTCTGCGTGTACGCCATCAACAACACCAAGTCCTTCGAGGATGTTCACCTGTACAG aGAGCAGATCAACCGGGTGAAGGACAGTGACGGCGTTCCCATGGTGCTGGTGGGCAACAAGAGTGACTTGAGCTCACGCTCAGTGGAGACGCGACAGGCACAGGAACTGGCCCGAAGTTATGGCGTGCCCTTTGTCGAGACCTCGGCCAAAACCAGACAG GGTGTGGAGGAAGCGTTCTACTCGCTCGTAAGGGAGATCAGAAGATACAAGGAGACCAACCGCAGCAAcaagaagagcaagaagaaCACTCAGAGACGTTGCATGATACTATAG